From the genome of Streptacidiphilus rugosus AM-16, one region includes:
- a CDS encoding P27 family phage terminase small subunit, protein MPRTKKPAGTVADRRNGRRTELTAVQGARLALPTPPPGVEWCDDAVAAWERYWDDPVAQALTPADGVLVLRWLEAVNRHLITSREADKSPLSVGSQGQMVLNPLYKAAEMALRTAEACERQLGIGPAHRASLGIALLTEKRTLADLNTAYREAVAHDDDVDEDPRLGAH, encoded by the coding sequence ATGCCCAGGACGAAGAAGCCCGCCGGGACCGTTGCGGACCGGCGCAACGGCCGCCGCACCGAGCTGACGGCCGTTCAAGGCGCGCGGCTGGCGCTCCCAACGCCGCCACCTGGTGTGGAGTGGTGCGATGATGCTGTAGCGGCGTGGGAGCGTTACTGGGATGATCCAGTTGCGCAGGCACTCACGCCTGCTGATGGTGTGCTGGTCCTGCGATGGCTCGAGGCCGTCAACAGGCACCTGATCACCTCGCGCGAGGCCGACAAGTCACCTCTGTCGGTGGGCTCGCAGGGCCAGATGGTCCTCAACCCGCTCTACAAGGCCGCCGAGATGGCGCTGCGCACCGCTGAAGCGTGCGAACGGCAACTCGGGATCGGGCCGGCGCACCGGGCTTCCCTCGGTATCGCCCTTCTGACCGAGAAGCGCACGCTGGCCGATCTCAACACGGCGTACCGAGAGGCGGTGGCCCATGACGACGACGTCGACGAGGACCCCCGCCTCGGCGCGCACTGA
- a CDS encoding helix-turn-helix domain-containing protein — translation MTPNGTAIRCFRKARGLSLRHMAAVTERSRGFLSLVERGQAGASRDTLCRIADALEIPVAAINREEMS, via the coding sequence GTGACACCGAACGGCACAGCGATTCGCTGCTTCCGCAAAGCTCGTGGTCTGAGCTTGCGCCACATGGCTGCGGTGACCGAGCGATCCAGGGGATTCCTCTCGCTCGTCGAACGAGGCCAAGCGGGTGCGAGCAGGGACACGCTGTGCCGGATCGCCGACGCCCTTGAGATCCCCGTGGCTGCGATCAACAGAGAGGAGATGTCGTGA
- a CDS encoding HU family DNA-binding protein, with product MNREKLIRILAKDARIGGPHQAAAALAAIEEAIGGELQRGRPVCLDRFGTFATVLRTTDAPSAEVGKPGPPRVHKVPIFRAATELRSRVNGIAPTAEQRTA from the coding sequence ATGAACCGAGAGAAGCTCATCAGGATTCTGGCGAAGGACGCACGGATCGGCGGCCCGCACCAGGCCGCGGCCGCGCTCGCCGCGATCGAGGAGGCCATCGGCGGCGAGCTGCAGCGCGGCCGCCCCGTCTGTCTGGACCGCTTCGGGACCTTCGCCACCGTGCTGCGCACGACGGACGCCCCGTCGGCCGAGGTCGGCAAGCCGGGCCCGCCGCGCGTGCACAAGGTCCCGATCTTCCGCGCCGCGACCGAGCTCCGCTCGCGCGTCAACGGCATCGCCCCGACGGCCGAGCAGAGAACCGCGTGA
- a CDS encoding HNH endonuclease, producing MPKRFCLDCRALFDAATGKSRCPTCQDRITKVMDAKRGSTTERGLGWSHQQRVKREVDKTAACWMCGKPGTPADPITADHETPRAAGGVDSPLLPAHRSCNARRGGARQQRGGAH from the coding sequence ATGCCGAAGCGCTTCTGCCTGGACTGCCGCGCCCTGTTCGACGCGGCCACCGGCAAGTCACGCTGCCCGACCTGCCAGGACCGGATCACCAAGGTCATGGACGCCAAGCGAGGCAGCACCACCGAGCGCGGCCTGGGCTGGTCCCACCAGCAGCGGGTGAAGCGCGAGGTCGACAAGACCGCGGCCTGCTGGATGTGCGGCAAGCCGGGCACCCCGGCTGACCCCATCACCGCGGACCACGAGACACCCCGCGCCGCTGGCGGTGTCGACTCCCCCCTGCTCCCTGCTCACCGGTCGTGCAACGCTCGTCGGGGCGGCGCTCGTCAGCAGCGCGGCGGGGCACACTGA
- a CDS encoding phage portal protein, with protein sequence MAVFFRQGLGRREQRALTFIAPPIGAHIQAAEDYAAGSVEGAMRHHAVWKCVRLVSDVVSCMSPMVYRGQPGVPGAERLPNPLVLTQPMASADVNDFVYMGLTSALLRGNIYGEILEVSGGLPTQIELQHPDRVRVTVNNDGTTTYKYGSRTMKPHEVWHKMAYRMPGSHLGLSPISYAMATVRQSMAAQRFSTDWFDAGGHPTGVITNPNTKKLVDQDEANTIKQRFLAASRSREVVVMGGGWDWREIKISPEESQFLATQKLTGSQICGYFGVQPEMVGEASEGSAITYANVESRSIDFSKYGLAGWIGRWERWFGQLTPRGQYVRLDKSALLQGDTMTRYQAIHMLVAARIITQDEARAMLLELPPLTPEQRAMVDALVVSTPPPIGSPKIGS encoded by the coding sequence ATGGCCGTGTTCTTCCGCCAGGGCCTGGGCCGACGCGAGCAGCGCGCCCTGACGTTCATCGCGCCGCCGATCGGCGCGCACATCCAGGCCGCCGAGGACTACGCCGCCGGCAGCGTCGAGGGCGCCATGCGGCACCACGCCGTGTGGAAGTGCGTGCGCCTGGTCTCCGACGTCGTCTCGTGCATGAGCCCGATGGTCTACCGCGGTCAGCCCGGCGTCCCCGGTGCCGAGCGCCTGCCCAACCCCCTGGTCCTGACCCAGCCCATGGCCTCGGCCGACGTCAACGACTTCGTGTACATGGGCCTGACTTCCGCGTTGCTGCGCGGCAACATCTACGGCGAGATCCTCGAAGTCTCCGGCGGCCTGCCCACGCAGATCGAGCTGCAGCACCCTGACCGGGTGAGGGTCACCGTCAACAACGACGGCACGACGACCTACAAGTACGGCAGCCGGACCATGAAGCCGCACGAGGTCTGGCACAAGATGGCCTACCGGATGCCCGGCTCCCACCTGGGCCTGTCCCCGATCAGCTACGCCATGGCGACGGTGCGCCAGTCCATGGCCGCGCAGCGGTTCTCCACCGACTGGTTCGACGCCGGCGGCCACCCGACCGGCGTGATCACCAACCCGAACACCAAGAAGCTCGTCGACCAGGACGAGGCGAACACCATCAAGCAGCGCTTCCTCGCCGCGTCTCGCTCGCGCGAGGTCGTGGTGATGGGCGGCGGCTGGGACTGGCGCGAGATCAAGATCTCGCCGGAAGAGTCGCAGTTCCTCGCCACCCAGAAGCTCACCGGTTCGCAGATCTGTGGGTACTTCGGGGTGCAGCCGGAGATGGTCGGCGAGGCCTCGGAAGGCTCCGCGATCACGTACGCGAACGTCGAGTCCCGGTCGATCGACTTCTCCAAGTACGGCCTGGCCGGCTGGATCGGCCGCTGGGAGCGCTGGTTCGGCCAGCTCACCCCGCGCGGCCAGTACGTCCGCCTGGACAAGTCCGCGCTGCTGCAGGGCGACACCATGACCCGCTACCAGGCCATTCACATGCTGGTCGCGGCCCGCATCATCACCCAGGACGAAGCCCGGGCGATGCTCCTCGAACTGCCCCCGCTGACCCCCGAGCAGCGCGCGATGGTCGACGCCCTGGTGGTGTCGACGCCGCCGCCGATCGGCTCCCCGAAGATCGGATCCTAG
- a CDS encoding helix-turn-helix domain-containing protein: MDLDWAHLARTFAKERRVAGMSQDDLAEALGVSRSSVQKLERESADWAKVAALQRLAATYYGWAPESIERVLAGGEPIKTEPDAGDGARPTNSPRQLAVNVIRGELAAGLSERAIDALLRGRTVDSDVIDLPTGEDTAAVLIFKRGTGDDSPERRRAELRKWARLQQAAREIFAEEDDSAV; this comes from the coding sequence ATGGACCTGGACTGGGCGCATCTCGCGCGCACCTTCGCCAAGGAGCGAAGGGTCGCCGGCATGTCGCAAGACGACCTCGCCGAAGCTCTTGGCGTGAGCCGATCGTCGGTGCAGAAGCTTGAGCGCGAGAGCGCGGACTGGGCCAAGGTGGCCGCCCTCCAGCGCCTCGCGGCCACGTACTACGGCTGGGCCCCCGAGTCGATCGAGCGCGTGCTCGCCGGCGGAGAGCCGATCAAGACCGAGCCTGATGCGGGCGACGGTGCGCGTCCGACCAACTCACCGCGCCAGCTGGCGGTCAACGTGATCCGCGGCGAGCTGGCGGCCGGCTTGTCCGAGCGGGCGATCGACGCGCTGTTGCGCGGGCGCACCGTCGACTCGGACGTGATCGACCTCCCCACGGGCGAGGACACGGCGGCGGTGCTGATCTTCAAGCGGGGCACCGGTGATGACTCACCGGAGCGCCGCCGCGCGGAACTTCGCAAGTGGGCGCGTCTGCAGCAGGCCGCGCGCGAGATCTTCGCCGAGGAGGACGATTCCGCCGTGTAG
- a CDS encoding phage major capsid protein encodes MPTAPTTDPLAQLRERRSALVAEMSTLTAAAMTAEQRARFTEADAEVTELDGEIELRERQAERETRAAAARAASGNTGTDAPGTAEQRSGSGWTVGDEPTTYGRGSGHSYFLDMARVAAKQGMGDGGVVASEQRLQRHATELRTDLPRRAERRAAAAARAFERIHETGSPAERRAQARAMAMMDREGVSPFERESRALNRTDGTGGYLVPPLWLIDELIPYLRAGRTFADLWHGMPLPAGTDSINVPRITIGTATGPQVADGGVVPGRDMTDNFVNARVMTIAGQQDVGLQLLDQSPISFDEMILADLASDYNSQLSGQCFVGSGIAGQLPGVWPGGAIANTSGIYIPNTNNTAAQTWVNGGGASPSVTGSVFQSGGQMLSLVARTRLRPPTHHVWHPWVWYYLLTQVDGQQRPLVVPGTPNNVGYNQVAVDDDGPLAMGIAGYYQGLPVVLDPNVPVTFPSSGGTVPQITTVSSGQFAPAPGSGVFTPLLTGLWDDLFLWEGEQRTRALTEVLSGNLQVRFQLYNYVAAMPNRYQAYADVQTGSGPTTVAKAGSSVSYATLTQYSATAGNSVLNMMNQGF; translated from the coding sequence GTGCCCACTGCACCGACTACCGACCCCCTTGCCCAACTGCGCGAGCGGCGCTCGGCGCTGGTCGCCGAGATGTCCACGCTCACCGCGGCCGCCATGACCGCCGAGCAGCGCGCCCGCTTCACCGAGGCCGACGCCGAGGTCACCGAGCTCGACGGCGAGATCGAGCTGCGCGAGCGCCAGGCCGAGCGCGAGACCCGGGCGGCCGCCGCCCGCGCCGCGTCCGGGAACACCGGCACCGACGCACCCGGCACCGCCGAGCAGCGCTCCGGCAGCGGCTGGACGGTGGGCGACGAGCCCACCACCTACGGCCGCGGCTCCGGACACTCGTACTTCCTGGACATGGCGCGCGTCGCCGCGAAGCAGGGCATGGGCGACGGCGGCGTCGTCGCCTCCGAGCAGCGCCTGCAGCGCCACGCGACCGAGCTTCGCACCGACCTGCCGCGCCGAGCCGAGCGCCGGGCGGCCGCGGCCGCCCGGGCCTTCGAGCGGATCCACGAGACCGGCTCGCCGGCCGAACGCCGCGCCCAGGCCCGCGCCATGGCGATGATGGACCGCGAGGGCGTCTCCCCGTTCGAGCGCGAGAGCCGCGCCCTAAACCGGACCGACGGCACCGGCGGGTACCTGGTCCCGCCGCTGTGGCTGATCGACGAGCTGATCCCGTACCTGCGCGCGGGCCGGACCTTCGCCGACCTGTGGCACGGCATGCCGCTCCCCGCAGGCACGGACTCGATCAACGTGCCCCGCATCACCATCGGGACCGCGACAGGCCCGCAGGTCGCCGACGGCGGCGTGGTGCCCGGCCGCGACATGACCGACAACTTCGTCAACGCCCGCGTCATGACGATCGCCGGCCAGCAGGACGTCGGCCTGCAGCTGCTGGACCAGTCGCCGATCTCCTTCGACGAGATGATCCTCGCGGACCTCGCCAGCGACTACAACAGCCAGCTGTCGGGGCAGTGCTTCGTCGGCTCCGGCATCGCCGGCCAGCTCCCCGGGGTGTGGCCGGGCGGCGCCATCGCCAACACCAGCGGCATCTACATCCCGAACACCAACAACACCGCGGCCCAGACCTGGGTCAACGGCGGCGGCGCGTCCCCGTCGGTGACCGGCTCGGTGTTCCAGTCCGGCGGCCAGATGCTCTCCCTGGTCGCCCGGACCCGCCTGCGGCCGCCCACCCACCACGTGTGGCACCCCTGGGTCTGGTACTACCTCCTGACCCAGGTCGACGGCCAGCAGCGCCCCCTCGTCGTGCCCGGGACACCGAACAACGTCGGCTACAACCAGGTCGCCGTCGACGACGACGGCCCCCTGGCCATGGGCATCGCCGGCTACTACCAGGGCCTGCCCGTCGTCCTGGACCCCAACGTCCCGGTGACCTTCCCGTCCTCGGGCGGCACCGTCCCGCAGATCACCACCGTCAGCAGCGGCCAGTTCGCCCCGGCCCCCGGCTCCGGCGTCTTCACGCCGCTGCTCACGGGCCTGTGGGACGACCTGTTCCTGTGGGAGGGCGAGCAGCGCACCCGGGCCCTGACCGAGGTCCTGTCCGGCAACCTGCAGGTCCGGTTCCAGCTCTACAACTACGTCGCCGCCATGCCGAACCGATACCAGGCGTACGCCGACGTCCAGACCGGCTCCGGACCCACCACGGTTGCCAAGGCGGGCTCCTCGGTGTCCTACGCCACCCTCACGCAGTACTCCGCCACGGCCGGCAACTCGGTCCTGAACATGATGAACCAGGGGTTCTGA
- a CDS encoding site-specific integrase — translation MAYAEKRVSTAKGSKGKVSWRARYMRPDGTLGSEPGFATKKLAVAWGEEQEAAIRAGRWIDPDLMRKAFGEFAREFMKARNPRGNTVSTRWRMLESVILPKWEHTPLIAFNWFDVEAWANSHPAHETEVDHSVSLMSTILTAAVDRKHLLVNPLYGRRRSVSTGNTAAKAKKSASVAKQKEKRAATPEIVLQVAERLGPARGIHVLATAFSGLRWGEGCGLHRDNVLLFREERYGAGVWRCPVIRIDPDVGELAEYEERDEDGNKLGTFLGLEPPKNDYSVRDIDVPPFLAILLRHHLADWPWPYVFSPDSKGTFWRRSNWSKVMRPAVNGRVAEKRRQGTAGKEAWAPLMPGLSMDILRHTHDSWQDEIGVRPALAYEQAGHKRPGIKAVYQHPTVPMRVERLEGLQEIFERGMRTLGWESLWGRVNLLKWTPADDLPNTAQMITLPVGRRARQQVRAG, via the coding sequence GTGGCATACGCGGAGAAGCGAGTCAGCACGGCCAAGGGCAGCAAAGGGAAAGTCTCCTGGCGCGCCCGCTACATGAGACCCGACGGAACCCTCGGCAGCGAGCCCGGTTTCGCGACGAAGAAGCTCGCTGTCGCGTGGGGCGAGGAGCAGGAAGCCGCCATCAGGGCCGGCCGCTGGATCGACCCTGACTTGATGCGGAAAGCGTTCGGCGAGTTCGCCCGGGAGTTCATGAAGGCGCGCAACCCGCGCGGGAACACGGTGAGCACACGCTGGCGGATGCTGGAGAGCGTCATCCTGCCGAAGTGGGAGCACACCCCGCTCATCGCGTTCAACTGGTTCGACGTCGAGGCCTGGGCCAACTCACACCCTGCGCACGAGACCGAAGTCGACCACTCGGTCTCCCTCATGTCCACCATCCTCACGGCCGCGGTCGACCGGAAACACCTGCTCGTCAATCCGCTCTACGGCCGCCGGCGGTCCGTGTCGACGGGCAACACCGCGGCGAAGGCGAAGAAGTCCGCGAGTGTGGCGAAGCAGAAGGAGAAGCGCGCGGCCACGCCCGAGATCGTGCTGCAGGTCGCCGAGCGCCTCGGCCCGGCGCGCGGTATCCACGTCCTCGCAACGGCGTTCAGCGGCCTGCGCTGGGGCGAGGGCTGCGGGCTGCACCGCGACAACGTGCTGCTGTTCCGGGAGGAGCGCTACGGCGCCGGCGTCTGGCGCTGTCCTGTGATCCGGATAGACCCGGATGTCGGCGAGCTCGCCGAGTACGAGGAGCGCGACGAGGACGGGAACAAGCTCGGCACGTTCCTGGGGCTGGAGCCGCCGAAGAACGACTACTCGGTCCGCGACATCGATGTGCCGCCGTTCCTGGCGATCCTGCTGCGGCATCACCTGGCGGACTGGCCCTGGCCTTACGTGTTCTCGCCGGACAGCAAGGGGACGTTCTGGCGCCGCTCGAACTGGTCAAAGGTGATGCGGCCCGCGGTCAACGGCCGTGTCGCTGAGAAGCGCCGCCAGGGGACAGCCGGCAAGGAGGCCTGGGCGCCCCTCATGCCCGGTCTCTCCATGGACATCCTGCGGCACACCCACGACTCGTGGCAGGACGAGATCGGCGTGCGGCCGGCGCTCGCCTACGAGCAGGCCGGCCACAAGCGCCCCGGGATCAAAGCGGTGTACCAGCACCCGACCGTGCCCATGCGGGTCGAGCGGCTGGAGGGTCTGCAGGAGATCTTCGAGCGCGGCATGCGGACGCTCGGCTGGGAGTCGCTCTGGGGCCGGGTGAACCTGCTGAAGTGGACCCCTGCAGATGATCTCCCAAATACCGCCCAAATGATCACTCTGCCGGTGGGGCGTCGGGCTCGGCAGCAGGTCAGAGCGGGTTAG
- a CDS encoding helix-turn-helix domain-containing protein, producing MLRNEIIRTGDKAVARIAHVGVWLATYGNADGSNCLPHTDTLVTLTGTSEETVGRALRVLRTLGLITGKRRPNDTTVYQLHMPIGGQVDWQPHLHLFTETRQKRAWAKRKQAEIAQHLDARNPSTDGLRNPSASGVPEPVRSGGTNPPVTDPKEPRNPSVDGYGTRPRTDSGTRPHRGGDSYLPTSGRYTPSSDPEMADHSPQPQAARESPPRRAIQPPLMTSVPTAALREPDTPDAPAGGLAEFLRARAAEHDRLGVRPPLPERERRPAS from the coding sequence ATGCTGCGCAACGAGATCATCCGCACCGGCGACAAGGCCGTCGCCAGGATCGCTCACGTCGGCGTGTGGCTCGCGACCTACGGCAACGCTGACGGGAGCAACTGCCTCCCTCACACGGACACTCTGGTCACGCTGACCGGCACCTCTGAGGAGACCGTCGGCCGCGCGCTCCGGGTCCTCCGCACCCTCGGACTCATCACAGGGAAGCGCCGGCCGAACGACACCACCGTCTACCAGCTACACATGCCCATCGGCGGCCAGGTCGACTGGCAACCCCATCTCCACCTCTTCACCGAGACGCGACAGAAACGGGCCTGGGCCAAGCGCAAGCAGGCCGAGATCGCCCAGCACCTCGACGCTCGGAACCCGTCCACGGACGGACTCCGGAACCCGTCCGCATCGGGGGTTCCGGAACCCGTCCGCAGTGGGGGTACCAACCCGCCGGTAACCGACCCGAAAGAGCCCCGGAACCCGTCCGTGGACGGGTACGGAACCCGTCCACGGACGGACTCCGGAACCCGTCCGCATCGGGGGGGAGACAGTTACCTACCTACCTCCGGTAGGTACACCCCCTCTTCTGACCCGGAGATGGCTGATCACTCACCTCAGCCACAGGCCGCGCGCGAGAGCCCGCCGCGAAGAGCAATTCAGCCGCCGCTCATGACGTCCGTGCCGACCGCGGCCCTGCGGGAACCGGACACCCCCGATGCACCCGCCGGAGGCCTGGCCGAGTTCCTGCGCGCCAGGGCGGCCGAGCATGACCGGCTCGGTGTCCGCCCGCCCCTACCTGAACGAGAACGGAGGCCCGCGTCGTGA
- a CDS encoding DNA-methyltransferase: protein MTAWTLHQADALTTLTALPSGSVDATITDPPYNSGGRTPNDRTGASARDKYVSGDAKHQLPDFAGESRDQRGYLAWMTLILTQCLRATTTGGPLLLFTDWRQLNVNSDALQAAGWIWRGVVPWNKPIARPTPGGFRRSCEYILWASNGPVDATRNPIYLPGLFTCSQPRGNQRHHITQKPDELMDELVKICAPGGTVLDPFAGSGSTGVAALRSGRAFVGMEITEQYAAVARARLGAA, encoded by the coding sequence GTGACTGCCTGGACCCTGCACCAAGCCGACGCACTCACCACGCTCACCGCGCTCCCCAGCGGCAGCGTCGACGCCACCATCACCGACCCGCCCTACAACAGCGGCGGCCGCACCCCCAACGACCGCACCGGCGCCAGCGCCCGCGACAAGTACGTCAGCGGCGACGCCAAGCACCAACTGCCCGACTTCGCCGGCGAAAGCCGCGACCAGCGCGGCTACCTCGCCTGGATGACCCTCATCCTCACCCAGTGCCTCCGCGCAACCACCACCGGCGGACCGCTGCTCCTGTTCACCGACTGGCGCCAGCTCAACGTCAACTCCGACGCCCTGCAGGCCGCCGGCTGGATCTGGCGCGGCGTCGTCCCCTGGAACAAGCCCATCGCCCGCCCCACCCCCGGCGGATTCCGCCGCTCCTGCGAGTACATCCTCTGGGCCAGCAACGGCCCCGTCGACGCCACTCGCAACCCGATCTACCTGCCCGGCCTGTTCACCTGCAGCCAGCCACGCGGCAACCAGCGCCACCACATCACCCAGAAGCCCGACGAGCTGATGGACGAGCTGGTGAAGATCTGCGCCCCGGGCGGCACCGTGCTCGACCCGTTCGCTGGATCCGGCTCAACCGGGGTAGCAGCGCTGCGGTCTGGGCGCGCGTTCGTCGGCATGGAGATCACTGAGCAGTATGCCGCTGTCGCCCGTGCGCGCCTCGGCGCTGCGTAA
- a CDS encoding alkaline phosphatase family protein, protein MIRKTVTTLSAAAAVLAGSLVGLGTAAVTAAPAVHAATTVPHFDHVLVVIEENHAFNEIIGSSSAPYINGLAGQGAVFTQSFAVTHPSEPNYLELFSGSTQGLSDDSCPHSFSGPDLGGEAIAASVSFTGYSETMPSDGYTGCTSGAYARKHNPWVDFTDVPAASNRTFSAFPTDYTQLPRLGFVVPNLNDDMHDGTVQQGDTWLRNNIDGYAQWAKTHNSLLVVTWDEDDSSASNQIPTLMVGAGVTPGNYAETVTHDNVLRTVEDSFGLAPVGNSAGAAPITDVFGTGSGANTVSVTNPGSQTGTVGTAASLQISASDSAAGQTLSYSATGLPAGLSMNPATGLVSGTPTTAGTSTVQVTATDTTGASGSASFGWTVNPVVTGGGIVNGGFETGSFSGWTTTGTTSVVNSGAHSGGYAAQLGSTAPTNGNSTAAQTFTAPTGSSTLSFWYSVTCPDTVTYDWATVTLKDNTANTTKTVLAKTCVSSSGWKQVSTAVTAGHSYTLTLVSKDDNYAGDPTYTRYDDVTLA, encoded by the coding sequence GTGATCCGAAAGACCGTCACCACCCTCTCCGCCGCCGCCGCGGTGCTGGCCGGTTCGCTGGTCGGCCTCGGCACGGCGGCGGTGACCGCCGCGCCCGCGGTCCACGCCGCGACGACGGTGCCGCACTTCGACCACGTGCTCGTGGTGATCGAGGAGAACCACGCGTTCAACGAGATCATCGGCAGCTCGTCCGCGCCGTACATCAACGGCCTGGCCGGCCAGGGCGCCGTGTTCACGCAGTCGTTCGCCGTGACCCACCCCAGTGAGCCCAACTACCTGGAGCTGTTCTCGGGTTCGACGCAGGGACTTTCCGACGACAGCTGCCCGCACAGCTTCTCCGGGCCGGATCTCGGCGGTGAGGCGATCGCCGCCTCGGTCAGCTTCACCGGCTACTCCGAGACGATGCCCTCCGACGGCTACACCGGCTGCACCAGCGGCGCCTACGCGCGCAAGCACAACCCCTGGGTCGACTTCACCGACGTGCCCGCCGCGAGCAACCGGACCTTCTCGGCCTTCCCGACCGACTACACCCAGCTGCCGCGGCTCGGCTTCGTCGTGCCGAACCTGAACGACGACATGCACGACGGCACGGTCCAGCAGGGCGACACCTGGCTGCGGAACAACATCGACGGCTACGCGCAGTGGGCGAAGACCCACAACAGCCTGCTCGTCGTCACCTGGGACGAGGACGACTCCAGCGCCAGCAACCAGATCCCGACCCTCATGGTCGGCGCGGGCGTCACGCCGGGCAACTACGCCGAGACCGTCACGCACGACAACGTGCTGCGCACCGTCGAGGACAGTTTCGGCCTCGCCCCGGTCGGCAACAGCGCCGGCGCCGCCCCGATCACCGACGTCTTCGGCACGGGCAGCGGCGCGAACACCGTCAGTGTCACCAATCCGGGCAGCCAGACCGGGACGGTCGGCACCGCCGCCTCGCTCCAGATCAGCGCGAGCGACTCCGCCGCCGGACAGACGCTGAGCTACAGCGCGACGGGTCTGCCGGCCGGGCTCTCGATGAACCCGGCCACCGGTCTCGTCTCCGGCACGCCGACCACCGCGGGAACCTCCACGGTCCAGGTCACCGCGACCGACACGACCGGTGCGAGCGGCAGCGCGAGCTTCGGCTGGACCGTGAACCCGGTGGTCACCGGTGGCGGCATCGTCAACGGCGGCTTCGAGACCGGCAGCTTCAGCGGCTGGACCACGACCGGCACCACCAGCGTCGTCAACTCCGGTGCGCACTCGGGCGGCTACGCCGCGCAGCTCGGCAGCACCGCGCCGACGAACGGCAACTCCACCGCCGCGCAGACCTTCACCGCGCCGACCGGCAGCTCGACGCTCTCCTTCTGGTACAGCGTGACCTGCCCGGACACGGTGACCTACGACTGGGCGACGGTCACCCTCAAGGACAACACGGCCAACACGACGAAGACGGTGCTGGCCAAGACCTGCGTCTCCAGTTCCGGCTGGAAGCAGGTCAGCACCGCCGTCACGGCCGGGCACAGCTACACGCTGACGCTGGTCAGCAAGGACGACAACTATGCGGGTGACCCGACCTACACGCGCTACGACGACGTGACGCTGGCCTAG
- a CDS encoding HK97 family phage prohead protease, whose product MPTSPLQARPALHTTTAPALLAERRSAMRGQRETRRQHIPAAFEFRANPDSASGPSFRFSGYAATFEQPFEMWDMWGDPYLETLAATACARTLANQADCQFLVGHDTAGIPMARTKSGTMTLTADSTGLQVSAPNLDGRNPQVQALASAMERGDMDEMSIGFIALAQQWSPDFMERRITEISLHRGDVSIVCWAANPNAAGATLTTALPVSEAAARAAGGGREARTPTAPYSAKGGEDAECPQCHSMNDPAAAYCDQCGTAVRATATQAAADEELTQRCSCGTWNADDAKFCSQCGQNIASDRDADNGGRGNGNADDTTSSWWDWNAQRQGGERRAMPADGEQPDFSGKPAHDPGAHGDGSPQCPNEACGAANAADAGYCDQCGTLLYDQGGLVASVGSMDDVVSDASGIVEIDQDEALADARARVRVLQLAARR is encoded by the coding sequence ATGCCCACCAGTCCTCTGCAGGCCCGCCCGGCCCTGCACACCACCACCGCCCCCGCGCTGCTCGCCGAGCGCCGCTCCGCGATGCGCGGCCAGCGCGAGACGCGCCGCCAGCACATCCCCGCCGCGTTCGAGTTCCGCGCGAACCCCGACAGTGCCTCCGGTCCCTCCTTCCGGTTCTCCGGCTACGCCGCCACGTTCGAGCAGCCCTTCGAGATGTGGGACATGTGGGGCGACCCCTACCTGGAGACCCTCGCCGCGACCGCCTGCGCCCGGACCCTGGCCAACCAGGCCGACTGCCAGTTCCTCGTCGGCCACGACACGGCCGGAATCCCGATGGCGCGCACCAAGTCCGGCACCATGACGCTGACCGCGGACTCCACCGGCCTGCAGGTGTCCGCTCCTAACCTGGACGGCCGTAACCCGCAGGTCCAGGCCCTCGCCTCCGCCATGGAGCGCGGCGACATGGACGAGATGAGCATCGGGTTCATCGCGCTCGCGCAGCAGTGGTCTCCGGACTTCATGGAGCGGCGCATCACCGAGATCTCGTTGCACCGCGGCGACGTCTCGATCGTGTGCTGGGCCGCGAACCCGAACGCCGCCGGCGCCACCCTCACCACCGCGCTGCCGGTTTCCGAGGCGGCCGCCCGGGCGGCCGGCGGCGGCCGCGAGGCACGGACGCCGACCGCCCCGTACTCGGCGAAGGGCGGCGAGGACGCCGAGTGCCCGCAGTGCCACTCCATGAACGACCCGGCGGCCGCCTACTGCGACCAGTGCGGTACCGCCGTGCGCGCCACCGCCACGCAGGCGGCCGCCGACGAGGAGCTCACCCAGCGCTGCAGCTGCGGCACCTGGAACGCGGACGATGCGAAGTTCTGCAGTCAGTGCGGGCAGAACATCGCCTCGGACCGCGACGCGGACAACGGCGGCCGCGGCAACGGCAACGCCGACGACACCACGAGCAGCTGGTGGGACTGGAACGCGCAGCGTCAGGGCGGCGAGCGGCGCGCGATGCCGGCGGACGGCGAGCAGCCCGACTTCAGCGGCAAGCCCGCGCACGACCCGGGCGCGCACGGCGACGGCTCCCCGCAGTGCCCCAATGAGGCTTGCGGCGCGGCGAACGCCGCCGACGCCGGCTACTGCGACCAGTGCGGCACGCTCCTGTACGACCAGGGCGGCCTGGTCGCGTCGGTCGGCTCCATGGATGACGTCGTGTCGGACGCCTCGGGCATCGTCGAGATCGACCAGGACGAGGCCCTCGCGGACGCCCGCGCCCGCGTCCGCGTGCTGCAGCTGGCGGCGCGCCGCTGA